One Nocardia farcinica genomic region harbors:
- the thrC gene encoding threonine synthase, translating into MSTAGVAPQAGVHSRWPGLIAAYRDRLAGAADWEPVTLFEGGTPLVPAPYLSELTGCEVYLKVEGANPTGSFKDRGMTMAMTDAKYRGQQAVLCASTGNTSASAAAYATRAGMTCAVLIPQGKIAMGKLAQAVMLGAQIIQVEGNFDDCLELARKVTAEFPAVGLVNSVNPARIEGQKTASFEICDVLGKAPDVHALPVGNAGNITAYWRGYREYYADGITGSLPRMLGVQAAGAAPLVHGAPVKEPETIATAIRIGAPASWNGAVAAKEESGGAFRAATDEEILAAYRLVAAKEGVFVEPASAASVAGVLAARAEGWLEPGLTVVCTVTGNGLKDPDTALLGMPQVEAIKVDPVAVATRLELA; encoded by the coding sequence ATGAGTACCGCAGGAGTCGCCCCCCAGGCCGGCGTGCATTCCCGCTGGCCGGGTCTGATCGCGGCCTACCGTGATCGGCTCGCGGGCGCGGCCGACTGGGAGCCGGTCACGCTGTTCGAGGGCGGCACCCCGCTGGTGCCCGCTCCGTACCTGTCGGAGCTGACCGGCTGCGAGGTGTACCTGAAGGTCGAGGGCGCCAATCCGACGGGGTCGTTCAAGGACCGCGGGATGACGATGGCGATGACCGACGCCAAGTACCGCGGCCAGCAGGCGGTGCTGTGCGCGTCCACCGGCAACACCTCGGCGTCGGCCGCGGCCTACGCCACCCGGGCGGGCATGACCTGCGCGGTGCTGATCCCGCAGGGCAAGATCGCGATGGGCAAGCTGGCCCAGGCGGTCATGCTGGGCGCGCAGATCATCCAGGTCGAGGGCAACTTCGACGACTGTCTCGAGCTGGCCCGCAAGGTCACCGCCGAGTTCCCGGCCGTGGGCCTGGTCAACTCGGTCAACCCGGCCCGCATCGAGGGCCAGAAGACCGCCTCGTTCGAGATCTGCGACGTGCTCGGCAAGGCGCCGGACGTGCACGCGCTGCCGGTGGGCAACGCGGGCAACATCACCGCCTACTGGCGCGGATACCGCGAGTACTACGCCGACGGCATCACCGGCTCGCTGCCGCGCATGCTCGGCGTGCAGGCCGCGGGCGCGGCGCCGCTGGTGCACGGCGCGCCGGTGAAGGAGCCCGAGACCATCGCCACCGCCATCCGCATCGGCGCCCCCGCCTCGTGGAATGGCGCGGTCGCGGCCAAGGAGGAGTCCGGCGGTGCGTTCCGCGCGGCCACCGACGAGGAGATCCTCGCCGCGTACCGCCTGGTGGCCGCCAAGGAAGGCGTGTTCGTCGAACCCGCCTCGGCCGCCAGTGTCGCCGGTGTGCTCGCCGCGCGTGCGGAAGGCTGGCTGGAGCCCGGGCTCACCGTGGTGTGCACGGTGACCGGCAACGGCCTCAAGGACCCCGACACCGCGCTGCTCGGCATGCCGCAGGTGGAGGCGATCAAGGTCGACCCCGTGGCCGTGGCCACCCGACTCGAGCTGGCCTGA
- the rho gene encoding transcription termination factor Rho has protein sequence MTDTDLLATPGVDSNPSSSGGRESESGQISKMSEHTDVARSGLTGMLLPQLRALAGELGIRGTSGMRKGDLIAAIKENQAGRAAKADKPARSEAKSEQTALDVQPAKDKTAPAESKAAEVKDAAPTAQAAAPTQAPAAAAPERSAESAPAESGAGEGKTAEGKAAESGEDTGRESGQRGRGRQRRGRDQARSGGGENAEAQESKTDADQGERRRDRNQGDRQGQGERAQQGERAQNAEQRNQNAGGRNDGGRNDGGRNDGGRTDGRGGDDEEGGRGRRGRRFRERRRGRDRESGGGESRELEIREDDVLQPVAGILDVLDNYAFVRTSGYLAGPNDVYVSMNLVRKNGLRRGDAITGAVRAPRDGEQGNQRQKFDPLVRLDTVNGGDVEAAKRRPEFGKLTPLYPNQRLRLETTPNKLTTRVIDLIMPIGKGQRALIVSPPKAGKTTILQDIANAIATNNPECYLMVVLVDERPEEVTDMQRSVKGEVIASTFDRPPSDHTSVAELAIERAKRLVEMGKDVVVLLDSITRLGRAYNNSSPASGRILSGGVDSTALYPPKRFLGAARNIENGGSLTIIATAMVETGSTGDTVIFEEFKGTGNAELKLDRKIAERRVFPAVDVNPSGTRKDELLLSPDEAAVLHKLRRVLSGLDSHQAIDLLIDRLKKSKNNLEFLMQVSKTAPGALDE, from the coding sequence GTGACAGATACGGACCTGCTCGCGACACCCGGGGTGGATTCCAACCCAAGTTCCTCGGGCGGCCGCGAAAGTGAATCCGGACAGATTTCGAAGATGAGCGAACACACCGACGTCGCACGATCGGGGCTGACTGGGATGTTGTTGCCGCAGTTGCGCGCCCTCGCCGGGGAGCTCGGTATCCGAGGTACCTCCGGGATGCGCAAGGGCGATCTGATCGCCGCCATCAAGGAGAATCAGGCCGGCCGGGCCGCCAAGGCCGACAAGCCCGCTCGCTCCGAGGCGAAGTCCGAGCAGACCGCGCTCGACGTGCAGCCCGCGAAGGACAAGACCGCGCCCGCCGAGAGCAAGGCCGCCGAGGTGAAGGACGCCGCGCCGACCGCGCAGGCCGCCGCCCCGACGCAGGCCCCGGCCGCCGCCGCGCCCGAGCGGTCCGCCGAATCCGCCCCGGCCGAGTCCGGCGCGGGGGAGGGCAAGACCGCCGAGGGCAAGGCTGCCGAGAGCGGTGAGGACACCGGTCGCGAATCGGGTCAGCGTGGCCGTGGTCGCCAGCGGCGTGGCCGTGACCAGGCGCGTTCCGGCGGTGGCGAGAACGCCGAGGCTCAGGAGTCCAAGACCGATGCCGACCAGGGTGAGCGGCGTCGTGACCGCAACCAGGGCGACCGGCAGGGTCAGGGTGAGCGCGCCCAGCAGGGTGAGCGTGCCCAGAACGCCGAGCAGCGCAACCAGAACGCGGGTGGCCGCAACGACGGCGGCCGCAACGACGGTGGCCGCAACGACGGTGGCCGCACGGACGGGCGCGGCGGTGACGACGAGGAAGGCGGCCGCGGCCGGCGCGGGCGCCGGTTCCGCGAGCGCCGTCGCGGGCGTGACCGCGAGAGCGGCGGCGGTGAGAGCCGCGAGCTCGAGATCCGCGAGGACGACGTCCTGCAGCCGGTCGCGGGCATCCTCGACGTGCTCGACAACTACGCGTTCGTGCGCACCTCCGGCTACCTGGCCGGGCCGAACGACGTGTACGTGTCGATGAACCTGGTCCGCAAGAACGGCCTGCGCCGCGGTGACGCGATCACTGGCGCCGTGCGCGCCCCGCGCGACGGTGAGCAGGGCAACCAGCGGCAGAAGTTCGATCCGCTGGTGCGGCTGGACACCGTCAACGGCGGCGACGTCGAGGCGGCCAAGCGGCGCCCCGAGTTCGGCAAGCTCACTCCGCTGTACCCGAACCAGCGGCTGCGGCTGGAGACCACGCCGAACAAGCTGACGACCCGCGTGATCGACCTGATCATGCCGATCGGCAAGGGCCAGCGCGCCCTGATCGTGTCGCCGCCGAAGGCCGGTAAGACCACGATCCTGCAGGACATCGCCAACGCGATCGCGACCAACAACCCCGAGTGCTACCTGATGGTGGTGCTGGTCGACGAGCGTCCGGAAGAGGTCACCGACATGCAGCGGTCGGTGAAGGGCGAGGTCATCGCCTCGACCTTCGACCGTCCGCCGAGCGATCACACCTCGGTCGCGGAGCTGGCCATCGAGCGGGCCAAGCGCCTGGTCGAGATGGGCAAAGACGTTGTGGTGCTGCTCGACTCGATCACTCGACTCGGCCGCGCCTACAACAACTCCTCGCCCGCCTCGGGTCGCATCCTCTCCGGCGGTGTCGACTCGACCGCGCTGTACCCGCCCAAGCGGTTCCTCGGCGCGGCGCGCAACATCGAGAACGGCGGCTCGCTCACCATCATCGCCACGGCCATGGTGGAGACGGGTTCGACCGGTGACACGGTGATCTTCGAGGAGTTCAAGGGCACCGGCAACGCCGAGCTCAAGCTCGACCGCAAGATCGCCGAGCGGCGCGTGTTCCCCGCGGTGGACGTCAACCCGTCCGGTACCCGTAAGGACGAGCTGCTGCTGAGCCCCGACGAGGCCGCGGTGCTGCACAAGCTACGGCGCGTGCTGTCCGGTCTCGACTCGCACCAGGCGATCGACCTGCTGATCGACCGCTTGAAGAAGTCGAAGAACAACCTCGAGTTCCTGATGCAGGTCAGCAAGACCGCGCCGGGCGCACTCGACGAATAG
- the rpmE gene encoding 50S ribosomal protein L31 has product MKAGIHPAYVDTTVVCGCGNTFQTRSTKESGHITVEVCSQCHPFYTGKQKILDTGGRVARFEARYGKRAGKKADAK; this is encoded by the coding sequence ATGAAGGCAGGAATCCACCCGGCCTACGTCGACACCACCGTCGTCTGTGGCTGCGGCAACACCTTCCAGACTCGCAGCACCAAGGAGTCCGGCCACATCACCGTCGAGGTCTGCTCGCAGTGCCACCCGTTCTACACGGGCAAGCAGAAGATCCTGGACACCGGTGGTCGCGTGGCCCGCTTCGAGGCCCGCTACGGCAAGCGTGCCGGCAAGAAGGCCGACGCCAAGTAG
- the thrB gene encoding homoserine kinase, with protein MTRTLPAGLTVTARVPASSANLGPGFDSLGMALGIYDEIEVRTTDSGLTIQVEGEGADDVPWGPSHLVVRAIERGLEHAGVWADGLDVVCRNVIPHSRGLGSSASAVVGGLAAGCALAAKLDESLATAADELVQLASEFEGHPDNAAASVLGGIVVSWTETSAEAQAEVPDHGRVYRAVRLDPHPTLRPVVLIPEVRSSTAHTRGLLPESVPHGDAAFNVSRAALAVVALTTRPDLLMPATADRLHQAQRAPALPLTTRWIDRLRAAGIPATVSGAGPTVLALGTGEFPAELRALAAEEGLRVVEPGLAEGVLVD; from the coding sequence ATGACACGGACGCTGCCCGCCGGTCTCACCGTGACCGCGCGCGTGCCCGCGTCGAGCGCCAACCTCGGGCCCGGATTCGACTCGCTGGGCATGGCTTTGGGCATCTACGACGAAATCGAGGTGCGCACCACCGATTCCGGGCTCACCATCCAGGTCGAGGGCGAGGGCGCCGACGACGTGCCCTGGGGCCCTTCGCATCTCGTGGTGCGCGCCATCGAGCGCGGCCTCGAGCATGCCGGGGTGTGGGCCGACGGCCTCGATGTGGTGTGCCGCAACGTGATTCCGCATTCGCGCGGGCTCGGCTCCTCCGCCTCCGCGGTGGTCGGCGGCCTGGCGGCGGGGTGCGCGCTGGCGGCGAAGCTGGACGAGAGCCTGGCCACCGCGGCCGACGAGCTGGTGCAGCTGGCCTCCGAATTCGAAGGCCACCCCGACAACGCGGCGGCCAGCGTGCTCGGCGGCATCGTGGTGTCCTGGACCGAGACCTCGGCCGAGGCGCAGGCCGAGGTGCCCGACCACGGCCGGGTCTACCGCGCGGTGCGGCTGGATCCGCACCCCACGCTGCGCCCGGTGGTGCTGATCCCGGAGGTGCGCTCGTCCACCGCGCACACCCGCGGGCTGCTGCCCGAATCGGTGCCGCACGGTGACGCGGCGTTCAACGTCAGCCGGGCCGCGCTCGCGGTCGTGGCGCTCACCACGCGGCCCGACCTGCTCATGCCCGCCACCGCCGACCGGCTGCACCAGGCCCAGCGCGCGCCCGCGCTGCCGCTGACGACGCGCTGGATCGACCGGCTGCGCGCGGCGGGCATCCCGGCCACCGTGTCGGGGGCGGGGCCGACGGTGTTGGCCCTGGGTACCGGGGAATTTCCCGCCGAGCTCCGCGCACTGGCGGCGGAGGAGGGGCTGCGGGTCGTCGAGCCGGGACTCGCCGAAGGCGTCCTGGTCGACTGA
- a CDS encoding L-threonylcarbamoyladenylate synthase: MSTVYDCADPDSRAAGLTAATSALKSGRLVVMPTDTLYGLAADAFDSTAVAELLAAKRRGRDMPVPVLVGSWNTIDGLVFSVRPQARDLIRAFWPGGLSLVVQQAPSLAWDLGDTRGTVMLRMPLHPVALDLLRDVGPLAVSSANVSGQPPATTAAEAREQLGSLVSVYLDGGPAAHAVASTIVDLTADRPRILREGAVSAAEIAEVLGMSPDELTGTAAR; the protein is encoded by the coding sequence GTGAGTACCGTCTACGACTGCGCGGATCCCGACTCGCGCGCCGCCGGACTGACCGCGGCCACCAGTGCCCTCAAGTCCGGGCGACTCGTGGTCATGCCCACCGACACCCTGTACGGCCTGGCCGCCGACGCCTTCGACTCGACCGCGGTGGCCGAGCTGCTGGCCGCCAAGCGGCGCGGCCGTGACATGCCCGTCCCGGTGCTGGTCGGATCCTGGAACACGATCGATGGACTGGTGTTCTCGGTGCGTCCGCAGGCCAGAGACCTGATCCGGGCGTTCTGGCCCGGTGGCCTGAGTCTCGTTGTGCAGCAAGCTCCTTCGCTGGCCTGGGATCTCGGGGACACCCGCGGCACGGTGATGCTGCGGATGCCGCTGCACCCGGTCGCGCTGGACCTGCTGCGCGACGTCGGCCCGCTGGCCGTGTCGAGCGCCAACGTCTCCGGACAGCCGCCCGCCACCACCGCCGCCGAGGCGCGCGAGCAGCTGGGCAGCCTGGTCTCGGTCTATCTGGACGGTGGCCCGGCCGCGCACGCGGTGGCCTCCACCATCGTCGATCTCACCGCCGACCGGCCGCGGATCCTGCGCGAGGGTGCGGTCTCGGCCGCCGAGATCGCCGAAGTGCTCGGCATGTCGCCGGACGAACTGACCGGCACCGCGGCGCGGTGA
- a CDS encoding F0F1 ATP synthase subunit B, whose protein sequence is MYEYSVLAAESGEDVNPLIPATYDIVWSVVCVAIIAVVFYKYVIPRLTKVLNERADKIEGGIAKAEAAQAEAQQTLEQYQQQLADARLEAARIREDARTQGQQILAQMRAEAQAESDRIVAAGHAQLEAQRQQILTELRSEVGRTAVDLAEKIIGQSVSDEAKQAASIERFLSELDSSDAGIGVGR, encoded by the coding sequence ATGTACGAGTACTCAGTACTGGCAGCGGAGAGCGGAGAGGATGTGAATCCTCTCATCCCCGCAACGTACGACATCGTCTGGTCGGTCGTCTGCGTCGCGATCATCGCGGTCGTCTTCTACAAGTACGTCATTCCGCGCCTGACCAAGGTGCTGAACGAGCGGGCCGACAAGATCGAGGGCGGTATCGCCAAGGCCGAGGCCGCGCAGGCGGAGGCCCAGCAGACGCTGGAGCAGTACCAGCAGCAGCTGGCCGACGCCCGGCTGGAAGCCGCGCGCATCCGCGAGGACGCGCGCACCCAGGGTCAGCAGATTCTCGCGCAGATGCGCGCGGAGGCGCAGGCCGAGAGCGACCGCATCGTGGCCGCGGGCCACGCGCAGCTGGAAGCCCAGCGCCAGCAGATCCTGACCGAACTGCGCTCCGAGGTCGGCCGCACGGCCGTCGACCTGGCCGAGAAGATCATCGGTCAGTCGGTCTCGGACGAGGCCAAGCAGGCGGCATCGATCGAGCGCTTCCTGAGCGAGCTCGATTCCTCCGATGCCGGCATCGGGGTCGGAAGGTAA
- the atpB gene encoding F0F1 ATP synthase subunit A, whose protein sequence is MTEPAARTRERTLSVTTLAAGEFHAPSLTDFFPPAVLFEGTPFELDRLMLVRLLMTAVLVAVMLLAFRSPRIIPRGLQNVAEIGLVFVKEQIAEEVLGKETGRKFFPLIATIFFTVLFLNFSGIVPLLNISSNARIGMPLVLAVVAYIAFNYVGIKKYGFFTYMRSSIVVPNVPPALHVLLIPIEFVSTFILRPFTLTVRLMANMLAGHIMLVLFFSATWYFLFDATAWMKVFSPFSLLAGLGFTLFEMLVIFLQAYVFALLTAVYIGLAEHADSH, encoded by the coding sequence ATGACCGAACCCGCGGCCCGAACACGGGAGAGAACGCTGAGCGTCACCACTTTGGCGGCGGGTGAGTTCCACGCGCCGTCGCTAACCGACTTCTTCCCTCCAGCTGTGCTGTTCGAGGGAACGCCGTTCGAACTCGATCGTTTGATGCTGGTCCGGCTGCTGATGACCGCGGTGCTCGTGGCCGTGATGCTGCTGGCATTCCGCAGCCCCCGGATCATTCCGCGCGGCCTGCAGAATGTCGCCGAAATCGGCCTGGTCTTCGTCAAGGAACAGATTGCCGAAGAGGTGCTCGGCAAGGAAACCGGCCGCAAGTTCTTCCCGCTGATCGCGACGATCTTCTTCACGGTCCTCTTCCTGAACTTCTCCGGCATCGTCCCGCTGCTGAACATCTCCTCGAACGCGCGGATCGGTATGCCGCTGGTGCTGGCCGTCGTGGCGTACATCGCGTTCAACTACGTGGGCATCAAGAAGTACGGCTTCTTCACCTACATGCGCAGCAGCATCGTCGTGCCGAACGTGCCGCCCGCGCTGCACGTGCTGCTGATCCCGATCGAGTTCGTCTCGACGTTCATCCTGCGTCCGTTCACGCTGACCGTCCGACTCATGGCGAACATGCTGGCCGGCCACATCATGCTGGTGCTGTTCTTCAGCGCGACCTGGTACTTCCTGTTCGACGCGACCGCCTGGATGAAGGTGTTCTCGCCGTTCTCGCTGCTCGCGGGGCTCGGGTTCACCCTGTTCGAGATGCTGGTCATCTTCCTGCAGGCCTACGTGTTCGCCCTGCTGACGGCCGTGTACATCGGTCTCGCCGAACACGCCGACTCCCACTGA
- the prfA gene encoding peptide chain release factor 1, whose translation MTQPSAIDDILAEHAGLETQLADPTLHNDPSAARRVGKRFAELAPIMATYRKLESARADLTAARELAADDASFAAEVPELERQVDELEQALADLLAPRDPHDGDDVVLEVKSGEGGEESALFAADLARMYMRYAERRGWRVEVLDATVSDLGGYKEATLSIKSRDAARDGVWSRFKFEGGVHRVQRVPVTESQGRIHTSAAGVLIYPEPDEVAEVQIDESDLRIDVYRSSGKGGQGVNTTDSAVRITHLPTGIVVTCQNERSQLQNKARAMQVLAARLQALAEEQAEQEAAAGRASQIRTVDRSERIRTYNFPENRITDHRIGYKSHNLDAVLDGDLDALLDALGKADREARMAAE comes from the coding sequence ATGACGCAGCCGTCCGCGATCGACGACATCCTGGCCGAACACGCCGGCCTGGAGACCCAGCTGGCCGATCCGACGCTGCACAACGACCCGTCGGCCGCCCGCCGGGTCGGCAAGCGATTCGCCGAGCTCGCGCCGATCATGGCCACCTACCGCAAGCTGGAGTCCGCGCGCGCGGATCTGACCGCCGCCCGGGAACTCGCCGCCGACGACGCCTCGTTCGCCGCCGAAGTTCCCGAGCTGGAACGCCAGGTCGACGAGCTGGAGCAGGCACTGGCCGATCTGCTCGCCCCGCGCGACCCGCACGACGGTGACGACGTGGTGCTCGAGGTCAAATCCGGCGAGGGCGGCGAGGAGTCGGCCCTGTTCGCCGCGGATCTGGCGCGCATGTACATGCGCTACGCCGAGCGCCGCGGCTGGCGCGTGGAAGTGCTCGACGCCACCGTCTCCGACCTGGGCGGCTACAAGGAAGCGACGCTGTCGATCAAGAGCCGCGACGCCGCGCGCGACGGAGTGTGGTCGCGGTTCAAGTTCGAGGGCGGCGTGCACCGCGTGCAGCGGGTGCCGGTCACCGAGTCGCAGGGCCGCATCCACACCTCGGCGGCGGGCGTGCTCATCTACCCCGAACCCGACGAGGTCGCCGAGGTGCAGATCGACGAATCCGATCTGCGCATCGATGTCTACCGCTCCTCGGGCAAGGGCGGTCAGGGCGTCAACACCACCGACTCGGCCGTTCGCATCACCCACCTGCCCACCGGCATCGTGGTGACCTGCCAGAACGAGCGCTCCCAGCTGCAGAACAAGGCCCGCGCGATGCAGGTGCTGGCGGCCCGGTTGCAGGCGCTGGCCGAGGAACAGGCCGAGCAGGAGGCCGCGGCCGGGCGCGCGAGCCAGATCCGCACGGTCGACCGGTCCGAGCGCATCCGCACCTACAACTTCCCGGAGAACCGGATCACCGACCACCGCATCGGCTACAAGTCGCACAATCTCGACGCCGTGCTCGACGGCGACCTCGATGCCCTGCTCGACGCGCTGGGCAAGGCCGACCGGGAAGCGCGGATGGCCGCGGAATGA
- a CDS encoding MraY family glycosyltransferase translates to MLAFSPLAGSGSVVPLRELVLVLLVSATVTFLATGGVRVLAIGFGAIAVPRERDVHLEPIPRMGGVGMYVGVVAAVLFAHQLPALRRGFDYAPDIPAVLVAATLIVAVGIVDDRWGLDALTKFAGQVTAAGVMAVMGLSWYVIYNPFDDSTVVLDALQGGLVTVAITVTLINAMNFVDGLDGLAGGLGFIAAGAVFVFSVGLLYEQGGSVDTYPPALLAAALAGACLGFLPHNFQPARIFMGDSGSMLIGLMLAAVSTGASGRIPLQGYGPRDIVGLLSPVLLVGAVMFIPVLDLLLAIVRRVRAGVSFSTPDKMHLHHRLLQIGHSHRRVVLLIYLWVGVLAFGAVGTSLMDRRLVVLLMAGGLVFALVVTAVPGLRRGEAAQRRPPSG, encoded by the coding sequence ATGCTGGCGTTCTCGCCGTTGGCAGGCTCCGGTTCGGTGGTCCCGCTGCGCGAGCTCGTGCTGGTCCTGCTCGTCTCCGCCACGGTGACCTTCCTGGCGACCGGCGGCGTGCGGGTGCTGGCGATCGGCTTCGGCGCGATCGCGGTGCCGCGGGAGCGCGATGTGCACCTCGAGCCGATTCCGCGGATGGGCGGGGTGGGCATGTATGTCGGCGTCGTCGCCGCCGTGCTGTTCGCGCACCAATTGCCCGCGCTGCGAAGGGGTTTCGACTATGCCCCGGACATTCCGGCGGTCCTGGTCGCGGCCACGCTGATCGTCGCGGTCGGCATCGTGGACGACCGCTGGGGTCTGGACGCGCTGACCAAATTCGCCGGGCAGGTCACCGCCGCCGGGGTGATGGCGGTGATGGGCCTGAGCTGGTACGTCATCTACAACCCCTTCGACGACTCCACCGTGGTGCTGGACGCGCTGCAGGGCGGCCTGGTCACCGTCGCCATCACGGTGACGCTGATCAACGCGATGAATTTCGTCGACGGCCTGGACGGCCTGGCCGGCGGGCTCGGCTTCATCGCCGCGGGCGCGGTGTTCGTGTTCTCGGTCGGTCTGCTCTACGAACAGGGCGGCTCGGTGGACACCTATCCGCCCGCCCTGCTCGCCGCCGCGCTGGCCGGTGCCTGCCTGGGATTCCTGCCGCACAATTTCCAGCCCGCGCGGATATTCATGGGCGATTCCGGATCGATGCTGATCGGATTGATGCTGGCCGCCGTCTCCACCGGCGCGTCCGGGCGAATTCCGCTCCAGGGATACGGCCCGCGCGACATCGTCGGTCTGCTCTCGCCGGTGCTGTTGGTCGGCGCGGTGATGTTCATTCCGGTGCTGGATCTGCTGCTGGCCATCGTGCGCCGGGTGCGCGCCGGGGTGAGTTTCTCCACCCCCGACAAAATGCACCTGCACCACCGGCTGTTGCAGATCGGGCATTCGCACCGCCGCGTCGTGCTGCTGATCTACCTGTGGGTCGGGGTACTGGCCTTCGGCGCCGTCGGCACCTCGCTGATGGATCGCAGGCTGGTGGTGCTGTTGATGGCGGGCGGACTGGTGTTCGCGCTGGTGGTGACGGCCGTACCGGGCCTGCGACGTGGGGAGGCGGCGCAGCGCCGTCCGCCGTCTGGGTAA
- the prmC gene encoding peptide chain release factor N(5)-glutamine methyltransferase has product MSRTALRPVIEEAAEKLRVAGVPSPRTDAECLAAHLLGVERGRLALVPLAEPEVVERYRELIDRRAERVPLQHLTGVAAMGEIDLAVGPGVFVPRPETELLFAWALAHLETLPHDHQPIVIDLCTGSGALALAIAHARPDAQVHAVELDPAALRWARRNADERIADGDTPITLHADDVTDPSLLTDLNGRVDLVVANPPYIPEGAVLDPEVVDHDPHLALFGGADGLDVIRGMVPTIARLLRPGGATGIEHDDSNGNALAALLTAHGEFSEVVEHPDLAGKPRFVVAVRS; this is encoded by the coding sequence GTGAGTCGAACAGCGTTGCGCCCGGTCATCGAGGAAGCCGCCGAGAAGCTGCGGGTGGCGGGCGTGCCCAGCCCCCGCACCGATGCGGAATGCCTGGCCGCGCATCTGCTCGGCGTGGAGCGCGGGCGGCTGGCGCTGGTCCCGCTGGCCGAGCCCGAGGTCGTCGAGCGCTACCGCGAACTGATCGACCGCCGCGCCGAGCGGGTGCCGTTGCAGCACCTGACCGGCGTCGCGGCGATGGGGGAGATCGACCTGGCCGTCGGACCAGGGGTGTTCGTGCCGCGGCCGGAAACCGAACTGCTGTTCGCCTGGGCGCTGGCCCACCTGGAGACGCTGCCGCACGATCACCAGCCGATCGTGATCGATCTGTGCACCGGATCGGGGGCGCTGGCGCTGGCCATCGCGCACGCCAGGCCGGACGCGCAGGTGCACGCGGTGGAACTGGACCCCGCCGCGCTGCGCTGGGCCCGGCGCAACGCCGACGAGCGCATCGCCGACGGCGACACTCCCATCACCCTGCACGCCGACGACGTCACCGATCCGAGCCTGCTCACCGACCTGAACGGCCGCGTCGACCTCGTCGTCGCCAATCCGCCCTACATTCCCGAGGGCGCCGTGCTCGACCCCGAAGTCGTCGACCACGACCCGCACCTCGCCCTGTTCGGCGGTGCCGACGGACTCGACGTGATCCGCGGCATGGTGCCCACCATCGCCCGCCTGCTGCGTCCCGGCGGCGCCACCGGCATCGAACACGACGACTCCAACGGCAACGCGCTCGCCGCGCTGCTCACCGCCCACGGCGAGTTCAGTGAGGTCGTCGAACACCCCGACCTGGCCGGAAAACCGCGCTTCGTGGTCGCCGTCCGCAGCTGA
- a CDS encoding ATP synthase F0 subunit C: MSLSYLAQEAANESTLKGLGAVGYGLAAIGPGIGVGIVVGKAIEGIARQPELQGTIRTNMFLGIAFTEALALIGLVAGFIF; encoded by the coding sequence ATGAGCCTCTCGTACCTGGCCCAGGAAGCTGCCAACGAGTCGACGCTGAAGGGCCTCGGCGCCGTCGGCTACGGCCTGGCCGCCATCGGCCCGGGCATCGGCGTCGGCATCGTCGTCGGTAAGGCGATCGAGGGTATCGCCCGCCAGCCCGAGCTGCAGGGCACGATCCGCACCAACATGTTCCTCGGCATCGCGTTCACCGAGGCGCTGGCCCTGATCGGCCTCGTCGCCGGCTTCATCTTCTGA